The Pseudomonas fluorescens genome includes a window with the following:
- the metF gene encoding methylenetetrahydrofolate reductase [NAD(P)H], translating to MSQDRRYSFEFFPTKTDAGHEKLIATARQLASYNPDFFSCTYGAGGSTRDRTMNTVLQLESEVKVPAAPHLSCVGDSKDDLRSLLTQYKAAGIKRIVALRGDLPSGMGMASGELRHANDLVEFIREETGEHFHIEVAAYPEMHPQARNFEDDLRNFVRKANAGANSAITQYFFNADSYFYFVERIRKLGVDIPVVPGIMPITNYSKLARFSDACGAEIPRWIRKQLEAYGDDTSSIQSFGEEVITQMCERLLQGGAPGLHFYTLNQAEASLAVWNNLKLPR from the coding sequence ATGTCCCAAGACCGTCGCTACAGCTTCGAGTTCTTCCCGACGAAGACCGATGCTGGGCATGAAAAACTGATCGCCACTGCCCGTCAGTTGGCCAGCTACAACCCCGACTTCTTCTCCTGCACCTATGGCGCCGGCGGCTCGACCCGTGACCGCACCATGAACACCGTGTTGCAGCTTGAAAGCGAAGTCAAAGTCCCGGCCGCCCCTCACCTGTCTTGCGTGGGTGACAGCAAGGACGACCTGCGAAGCCTGCTGACCCAGTACAAGGCCGCTGGCATCAAGCGCATCGTTGCCCTGCGCGGCGACCTGCCGTCAGGCATGGGCATGGCCAGCGGCGAGCTGCGCCACGCCAATGACCTGGTTGAGTTCATTCGCGAAGAAACTGGCGAGCACTTCCATATCGAAGTCGCGGCATACCCGGAAATGCACCCCCAGGCGCGCAATTTCGAAGACGATTTGCGCAACTTCGTCCGCAAGGCCAATGCTGGCGCCAACAGCGCGATCACCCAGTACTTCTTCAACGCCGACAGTTATTTCTACTTCGTCGAGCGCATACGCAAGTTGGGCGTCGACATTCCTGTGGTACCGGGGATCATGCCGATCACCAACTACAGCAAGCTGGCGCGCTTCTCTGACGCCTGCGGTGCAGAAATCCCACGCTGGATCCGCAAGCAACTGGAAGCTTATGGTGACGACACGTCGAGCATCCAAAGCTTCGGCGAGGAAGTCATCACGCAAATGTGCGAGCGATTGTTGCAAGGTGGAGCCCCGGGGCTGCACTTCTATACCCTGAACCAGGCCGAAGCCAGCCTGGCGGTATGGAACAACCTCAAGCTGCCGCGTTAA
- the ahcY gene encoding adenosylhomocysteinase: protein MSAVITPADFTDYKVADMSLAAWGRREIIIAESEMPALMGLRRKYSGEQPLKGAKILGCIHMTIQTAVLIETLVALGAEVRWSSCNIFSTQDQAAAAIAAAGIPVFAWKGETEQEYEWCLEQTILKDGQPWDTNMILDDGGDLTELLHKKYPAVLENVHGVTEETTTGVHRLLDMLAKGELKIPAINVNDSVTKSKNDNKYGCRHSLNDAIKRGTDHLLSGKQALVIGYGDVGKGSAQSLRQEGMIVKVSEVDPICAMQACMDGFELVSPFIDGINDGTEASIDKALLGKIDLIVTTTGNVNVCDANMLKALKKRAVVCNIGHFDNEIDTAFMRKNWAWEEVKPQVHKVHRTGTGSFDPQNDDYLILLAEGRLVNLGNATGHPSRIMDGSFANQVLAQIFLFGQKYADLSPAQKAERLTVEVLPKKLDEEVALEMVRGFGGVVTKLTKQQADYIGVTVEGPFKPHAYRY, encoded by the coding sequence ATGAGCGCTGTTATCACGCCTGCCGATTTTACCGACTACAAAGTCGCCGACATGTCCCTGGCTGCCTGGGGCCGTCGCGAAATCATCATCGCCGAATCCGAAATGCCAGCCCTGATGGGCCTGCGCCGCAAGTACTCTGGCGAACAGCCATTGAAGGGCGCAAAAATCCTCGGCTGCATCCATATGACCATCCAGACCGCCGTGCTGATCGAAACCCTGGTTGCCCTGGGTGCCGAAGTACGTTGGTCGTCCTGCAACATCTTCTCGACCCAGGACCAGGCCGCTGCCGCCATCGCTGCCGCCGGTATCCCGGTATTCGCCTGGAAAGGCGAGACCGAGCAAGAGTACGAGTGGTGCCTGGAGCAGACCATCCTCAAGGATGGCCAGCCATGGGACACCAACATGATCCTCGACGACGGCGGCGACCTGACCGAGCTGCTGCACAAGAAGTACCCGGCCGTGCTGGAAAACGTCCACGGCGTGACCGAAGAGACCACCACTGGCGTGCACCGTCTGCTGGACATGCTGGCCAAGGGCGAACTGAAGATCCCGGCCATCAACGTCAACGACTCGGTGACCAAGAGCAAGAACGACAACAAGTACGGCTGCCGTCACAGCCTCAACGACGCCATCAAGCGCGGCACCGACCACCTGTTGTCGGGCAAGCAGGCGCTGGTGATCGGCTATGGTGACGTGGGCAAGGGTTCGGCCCAGTCCCTGCGTCAGGAAGGCATGATCGTCAAGGTGTCCGAAGTCGACCCGATCTGCGCCATGCAAGCCTGCATGGACGGTTTCGAACTGGTTTCGCCGTTCATCGACGGGATCAACGACGGCACCGAAGCCAGCATCGACAAGGCCCTGCTGGGCAAGATCGACCTGATCGTGACCACCACCGGCAACGTCAACGTCTGCGATGCCAACATGCTCAAGGCCCTGAAGAAGCGCGCCGTGGTCTGCAACATCGGTCACTTCGACAATGAAATCGACACCGCTTTCATGCGCAAGAACTGGGCATGGGAAGAAGTGAAGCCACAGGTGCACAAGGTTCACCGCACCGGTACCGGCAGCTTCGACCCACAGAACGACGACTACCTGATCCTGCTGGCTGAAGGCCGCCTCGTTAACCTGGGCAACGCCACCGGCCACCCAAGCCGCATCATGGACGGTTCGTTCGCCAACCAGGTCCTGGCCCAGATCTTCCTGTTCGGCCAGAAATACGCCGACCTGTCGCCGGCCCAGAAAGCCGAGCGCCTGACCGTGGAAGTACTGCCCAAGAAACTCGACGAAGAAGTGGCCCTGGAAATGGTCCGCGGTTTCGGCGGCGTGGTCACCAAGCTGACCAAGCAACAGGCTGACTACATCGGCGTGACCGTCGAAGGCCCGTTCAAGCCGCACGCTTACCGCTACTGA
- a CDS encoding acyl-CoA thioesterase, which yields MNFHTRKWVKPEDLNPNGTLFGGSLLRWIDEEAAIYAIVQLGNQRVVTKYISEINFVSASRQGDIIELGITATEFGRTSITLTCEVRNKITRKSILTVEKMVFVNLGEDGLPAPHGRTEIKYVKDQFKDAVVE from the coding sequence ATGAATTTCCACACCCGCAAATGGGTCAAGCCCGAAGACCTCAATCCCAATGGCACGCTGTTCGGCGGCAGCCTGTTGCGTTGGATCGACGAGGAGGCGGCGATCTACGCCATCGTCCAGCTGGGTAACCAGCGCGTGGTCACCAAGTACATCTCGGAAATCAATTTCGTCAGCGCTTCGCGTCAGGGCGACATCATCGAGCTGGGTATCACCGCCACCGAATTTGGCCGTACTTCCATTACCCTGACCTGCGAGGTGCGCAACAAAATCACCCGCAAGAGCATCCTGACCGTAGAGAAGATGGTCTTCGTCAACCTCGGCGAAGACGGCTTGCCGGCGCCTCACGGGCGGACCGAGATCAAGTACGTCAAGGATCAGTTCAAAGATGCTGTCGTCGAGTGA
- a CDS encoding formate/nitrite transporter family protein, producing the protein MDTHKDGKTPDLSAQEQHEVDRNQPPRAAVLHEIIRTQGNQELERSIAALWWSALAAGLTMGLSLMAMGLLNSRLPDHEGFKVIASFGYCAGFLAVILARQQLFTENTLTAVLPIMSKPTLGNFGRLLRLWGVVLVGNLCGTLLVAYVMLHLPIFDPRTDQAFLEIGRKVMENDTGQMFAKGIISGWMIATMVWMIPSMESAKMWIITLITYLMALGDFTHIVVGSAEVSYLVFAGQLSWEDFWMVFAGPTLAGNIIGGSFIFALISHAQIRSEVGLPKDKGAAEPARRIDPE; encoded by the coding sequence ATGGACACCCACAAAGACGGCAAGACCCCTGACCTTTCGGCCCAGGAGCAGCACGAAGTCGACCGCAACCAGCCGCCACGGGCCGCGGTGCTGCATGAAATCATCCGCACCCAGGGTAATCAGGAATTGGAGCGCAGTATCGCCGCGCTCTGGTGGTCGGCCCTGGCGGCTGGGTTGACCATGGGCCTGTCGCTGATGGCGATGGGCTTGCTCAACTCCCGGTTGCCGGACCACGAAGGCTTCAAGGTGATCGCCAGTTTCGGTTACTGCGCCGGCTTTCTCGCGGTGATCCTCGCCCGCCAGCAGTTGTTCACCGAAAACACCCTGACCGCCGTGCTGCCGATCATGAGCAAACCCACCCTGGGCAACTTCGGTCGACTGTTGCGGCTCTGGGGCGTGGTGCTGGTGGGTAACCTGTGTGGCACCTTGCTGGTGGCCTACGTGATGCTGCACCTGCCGATTTTCGACCCGCGCACCGACCAGGCCTTCCTGGAGATCGGCCGCAAGGTGATGGAGAACGACACCGGCCAGATGTTCGCCAAGGGCATCATTTCCGGCTGGATGATCGCCACCATGGTCTGGATGATCCCATCCATGGAAAGCGCCAAGATGTGGATCATCACTCTGATTACTTACCTGATGGCGCTGGGGGATTTCACCCACATCGTCGTCGGCTCGGCCGAGGTGTCGTATCTGGTCTTCGCCGGGCAGTTGTCGTGGGAGGACTTCTGGATGGTGTTCGCCGGGCCGACGTTGGCGGGGAATATCATCGGTGGCAGCTTTATTTTTGCGCTGATCAGCCATGCGCAGATTCGCAGTGAAGTGGGCTTGCCCAAAGATAAAGGCGCTGCTGAACCAGCGCGTCGCATCGACCCGGAGTAG
- a CDS encoding patatin-like phospholipase family protein: MLEISQHTPSFRVYENVHLLAEQASPEGPQQLVCGATDRSITLVRNEDGSVQVSMNRPTITILVLSGGGAKGVAYSGFVDALEANGVMDLIEKISGASAGAISAALLASGMSHAGFDRISDDISLVELLNSSKPEVSIWQNRLSKLGEQLKNIPLAQLLCDLLPRLGSKGIPLEELIRKESCAAFLQRCAEAKTPLSKEALEIVAKVQVKKYVTFADLAVLSKEIPQIKTLEMTGTAMFEEGTQSVVFSADLTPDMDIAVAAHISASLPVVFSKPTLQGQPFQPMGTTTAFADGGILNNTPVPAIYNPVTAMSPIPDGEHLILVFEAEESDQGPQRGTGMSALIDRLLKAPHTASSVWNAEQLKRFAEHTVVVPLIFKTGNYSDLLNGTVNFSMSKKTKNFLQEELRKAVQTHLDERNATQLTYSFASIREALLAFDDETLEQLSAELEHDEACAEVIAFRRHAQVALKELKKAIKTANETSSKLEPTPEMHMAIRALDQLADQPDQLEWLAKRLNHGNDPDFMQFLQAAAEWDKGAPSGISVVTQQAVEQMHQQDVATRARNVVQHVLSPARFLSGQPNTNIKLINGAIRELQEVQDPKASKNSLEQKIAFNNSLERVIAKYRSRSTGLLNPKSTTRQTLRDMQFK, translated from the coding sequence ATGCTAGAGATCTCGCAACACACCCCCTCCTTTCGCGTTTATGAAAACGTACACCTGCTTGCCGAACAAGCTTCCCCTGAAGGCCCCCAACAGTTGGTCTGCGGCGCGACAGACCGGTCGATCACCCTCGTTCGAAATGAGGACGGTAGCGTCCAAGTCAGTATGAATCGGCCTACCATCACAATACTGGTCCTGAGTGGCGGTGGTGCCAAGGGGGTGGCTTATTCCGGCTTCGTCGATGCACTCGAAGCCAACGGTGTCATGGATCTAATCGAAAAGATTTCAGGTGCCTCTGCGGGGGCGATATCGGCCGCTTTACTCGCCAGCGGCATGAGTCATGCGGGCTTCGACAGGATCTCCGATGACATCTCCCTCGTTGAGTTGCTCAACAGCAGCAAGCCCGAGGTTTCCATCTGGCAGAACAGGTTATCGAAATTGGGCGAGCAATTGAAAAATATTCCGCTGGCGCAATTGCTCTGTGATTTGTTGCCACGTCTGGGCTCCAAGGGGATACCGCTGGAGGAACTGATCAGAAAGGAATCCTGCGCGGCGTTTCTACAGCGTTGTGCCGAAGCCAAGACTCCACTTTCCAAGGAGGCCTTAGAAATCGTCGCCAAAGTGCAAGTGAAAAAATACGTCACTTTTGCCGACCTGGCGGTCCTGAGCAAAGAGATCCCGCAGATCAAGACGTTAGAAATGACCGGCACCGCCATGTTCGAGGAAGGCACGCAATCGGTGGTCTTCAGCGCCGACCTGACCCCGGATATGGACATTGCCGTGGCAGCGCATATCTCCGCGTCGCTGCCAGTGGTGTTCAGCAAGCCGACCCTGCAAGGGCAGCCGTTCCAACCCATGGGCACCACCACGGCATTTGCCGACGGTGGCATCCTGAACAATACACCGGTACCCGCTATCTATAACCCGGTTACCGCCATGAGCCCGATCCCGGACGGCGAACACTTGATCCTGGTATTCGAGGCCGAAGAATCAGACCAGGGACCCCAGCGGGGTACGGGCATGTCAGCCCTGATCGATAGACTTCTCAAGGCTCCCCATACGGCCAGCTCTGTGTGGAATGCCGAGCAACTGAAGCGTTTTGCCGAACATACTGTCGTCGTGCCGCTGATATTCAAAACAGGCAATTACTCCGACCTGTTGAATGGAACGGTCAATTTCAGTATGTCCAAGAAGACAAAGAATTTTCTTCAGGAAGAACTGCGCAAGGCTGTCCAAACCCATTTGGACGAGCGCAACGCCACTCAGCTAACCTATTCGTTTGCCTCGATCAGGGAGGCCCTGCTGGCGTTTGACGACGAAACGTTAGAGCAGCTAAGCGCAGAGCTGGAGCACGACGAAGCCTGCGCCGAGGTGATCGCCTTCAGGCGGCACGCACAAGTGGCGCTGAAAGAATTAAAGAAAGCGATCAAGACAGCCAACGAAACGTCCTCCAAGCTTGAACCCACGCCAGAGATGCACATGGCCATCCGGGCCCTCGACCAGCTTGCGGATCAACCCGACCAGTTGGAATGGCTGGCAAAACGCCTCAATCACGGCAATGACCCGGACTTCATGCAGTTCCTGCAGGCCGCCGCCGAATGGGACAAAGGCGCGCCCAGCGGCATTTCCGTGGTGACCCAGCAGGCCGTCGAGCAAATGCACCAGCAGGACGTTGCCACCCGCGCCCGTAACGTCGTGCAACACGTACTGAGTCCTGCGCGCTTTCTCAGCGGCCAGCCCAATACGAACATCAAGCTGATCAACGGGGCCATCCGGGAATTGCAGGAAGTGCAAGATCCAAAGGCGTCCAAGAATTCATTAGAGCAGAAGATCGCGTTCAACAATTCACTTGAACGGGTCATCGCGAAGTACAGGTCGCGCTCCACGGGGCTACTCAATCCGAAGTCGACAACCCGCCAGACACTGCGCGACATGCAATTCAAATAG
- a CDS encoding MFS transporter — protein MPLALLALAVAAFGIGTTEFVIMGLLPDVARDLAVSIPQAGLLITGYALGVVFGAPILAIGTANMPRKATLLGMTLMFILGNVLCALAPNYATLMAARVITALCHGAFFGIGSVVAAGLVAPNKRAQAIAMMFTGLTLANVLGVPLGTALGQYAGWRSTFWAVSVIGVIAAIAQWVWLPKDIPMDKANLASEFKVLGKANVLLALGMSVLASTSLFSVFTYIAPILQDITGVSPHGITVMLLLFGVGLTAGSFLGGRLADRRLLPSLVGMALAVVLVLAAFSQTSQSVIPAAITLVLWGIFAFALCPILQLLIIDQAFEAPNLGSTLNQSAFNLGNAAGAWIGGLVVASGADLADLPWTGAAVGGLTVLTALFFIHRQRRLAAVAV, from the coding sequence ATGCCACTCGCCTTGCTTGCTTTGGCCGTCGCCGCTTTCGGCATCGGCACGACTGAATTCGTCATCATGGGCCTATTGCCCGATGTCGCCCGTGACCTGGCCGTGAGCATTCCCCAGGCCGGGCTGCTGATCACTGGCTACGCCCTGGGCGTGGTGTTCGGCGCGCCCATCCTGGCGATTGGCACCGCCAACATGCCACGCAAGGCCACGCTGTTGGGCATGACCCTGATGTTCATCCTCGGCAACGTGCTCTGCGCCCTGGCGCCGAACTACGCCACGCTGATGGCCGCCCGGGTCATCACCGCGCTGTGTCACGGCGCCTTCTTTGGCATCGGTTCGGTGGTGGCGGCCGGATTGGTGGCGCCGAACAAACGGGCCCAGGCGATTGCGATGATGTTCACCGGCCTGACCCTGGCCAATGTGCTGGGCGTACCGCTGGGCACAGCCTTGGGCCAATACGCCGGCTGGCGCTCGACCTTCTGGGCGGTGTCGGTGATCGGCGTAATCGCCGCCATTGCCCAATGGGTCTGGCTGCCCAAGGACATCCCCATGGACAAAGCCAACCTGGCCAGCGAATTCAAGGTCCTGGGCAAGGCCAACGTATTGCTGGCCCTGGGCATGAGCGTGCTGGCCTCCACCAGCCTGTTCAGCGTATTCACCTACATCGCGCCGATCCTGCAAGACATCACCGGCGTCAGCCCCCATGGCATCACCGTCATGCTGCTGTTGTTCGGGGTCGGCCTGACGGCGGGCAGCTTCCTCGGCGGACGCCTGGCCGACCGGCGCCTGCTGCCCTCGCTGGTAGGCATGGCCCTGGCCGTGGTGCTGGTGCTCGCCGCGTTCAGCCAGACCAGCCAGTCGGTGATTCCGGCGGCAATCACCCTGGTGTTGTGGGGTATTTTCGCCTTCGCCTTGTGCCCGATCCTGCAATTGCTGATCATCGACCAGGCCTTTGAGGCGCCGAACCTCGGCTCGACCTTGAACCAGAGCGCCTTCAACCTCGGCAACGCGGCCGGAGCATGGATCGGTGGGCTGGTGGTGGCCAGTGGGGCTGATCTGGCGGACTTGCCGTGGACGGGGGCCGCTGTCGGCGGCCTCACGGTATTGACGGCCTTGTTCTTTATTCATCGACAACGACGCTTGGCGGCGGTGGCTGTTTGA
- a CDS encoding EamA family transporter: MLATALVLVAALLHAAWNTLIKFSGERLLVVACMDSVALLFVALALGFVALPPLAIWPWILASAAFELLYRYLLIQAYRVGDLGLVYPLMRGLSPLVVLALTFIFAGEALTTQQIFGILLIPFGMLCLLWQGGGGARLPWSMLPVVALIGLCIGCYTFIDGHALRRWSHPLDYLVWVTLLSAWPFPLLALVGKRPAFMRFWREQWRLGLAVGFCVLFSYALVLWAMQLGSIAEAAALREISVILVVLFGMRYLKEPFGLPRLLACGLVLVGMLVMKF, encoded by the coding sequence GTGCTTGCAACGGCCTTGGTGTTGGTAGCGGCGCTGTTGCATGCGGCATGGAATACGCTGATCAAGTTCAGCGGCGAGCGTTTGCTGGTGGTGGCTTGCATGGACAGCGTTGCGTTGCTGTTCGTCGCCTTGGCCCTGGGCTTCGTGGCACTGCCGCCGTTGGCGATCTGGCCGTGGATCCTGGCTTCGGCGGCGTTCGAGCTGCTCTATCGCTATTTGCTGATCCAGGCGTATCGGGTCGGCGACCTGGGGTTGGTCTATCCGCTGATGCGCGGCCTGTCGCCGCTGGTGGTGCTGGCCCTGACTTTCATCTTTGCCGGTGAAGCGCTGACCACCCAGCAAATCTTCGGCATCCTGCTGATCCCGTTCGGCATGCTCTGCCTGTTATGGCAGGGAGGTGGCGGGGCGCGGTTGCCCTGGTCGATGCTGCCGGTGGTGGCGCTGATCGGCCTGTGCATCGGTTGCTACACCTTCATTGACGGCCATGCCTTGCGACGCTGGTCCCATCCGTTGGATTACCTGGTCTGGGTCACGCTGCTCAGCGCCTGGCCATTCCCGTTGCTGGCGTTGGTAGGCAAGCGGCCGGCGTTCATGCGGTTCTGGCGTGAGCAGTGGCGGCTGGGGTTGGCGGTCGGATTCTGCGTGTTATTCAGCTACGCTCTGGTGCTGTGGGCCATGCAACTGGGCTCGATCGCCGAAGCGGCGGCCCTGCGGGAGATCAGCGTGATCCTGGTGGTGCTGTTCGGCATGCGTTACTTGAAAGAACCTTTTGGTTTGCCGCGGCTCTTAGCCTGCGGGCTGGTGTTGGTTGGCATGCTGGTGATGAAGTTCTGA
- a CDS encoding MAPEG family protein, protein MTVALWCILIAFLLPYLCVAIAKIGGRYRLADNHDPRDFLDTLEGAPRRAYAAQLNSFEISPFFAAAVIVAHLAGNAELVTINVLAVLFITSRLLYIICYLADWAILRSLVWFVGVGLVLSFFFVSV, encoded by the coding sequence ATGACGGTTGCCCTGTGGTGTATTTTGATTGCCTTTCTCCTGCCTTACCTGTGCGTCGCCATTGCCAAGATCGGTGGAAGATACAGGCTGGCAGATAACCACGACCCTCGGGACTTTCTGGACACACTCGAAGGCGCTCCCCGGCGGGCATACGCGGCGCAACTGAACAGCTTTGAAATCAGCCCGTTTTTTGCCGCCGCCGTGATCGTCGCGCACCTGGCCGGCAATGCCGAGCTGGTGACCATCAATGTGCTGGCGGTGCTGTTCATCACCAGTCGCCTGCTCTACATCATTTGCTATCTGGCTGACTGGGCGATTCTGCGTTCGCTGGTGTGGTTCGTGGGGGTGGGGTTGGTGTTGAGTTTCTTCTTCGTTTCTGTCTGA